The Haloplanus sp. CK5-1 genome contains a region encoding:
- a CDS encoding helix-turn-helix domain-containing protein has protein sequence MPKQLSNEQRREILLLRAMDYTKQDIADEVDVSRNTVSRHLTEMREEIENSEHREMALAEILFEPDDLLPFVLEQAGISLSDLNEDVLQRLVSK, from the coding sequence ATGCCAAAACAGCTATCGAACGAGCAACGACGTGAGATACTCCTGCTTAGGGCTATGGACTACACGAAACAGGATATCGCTGATGAAGTGGATGTCTCGCGTAACACTGTCAGTCGGCATTTGACGGAGATGCGTGAAGAGATTGAAAATAGTGAACATCGGGAGATGGCGTTGGCAGAAATCCTTTTTGAACCAGATGACTTGTTGCCATTCGTTCTAGAACAAGCCGGCATATCACTTTCAGACCTGAACGAGGATGTCCTACAGCGCCTCGTATCGAAATGA